In Zingiber officinale cultivar Zhangliang chromosome 1A, Zo_v1.1, whole genome shotgun sequence, a genomic segment contains:
- the LOC122038438 gene encoding protein G1-like4, whose translation MDILPNPESPPSDQEPLPAPAGISSSSSSSPSLSRYESQKRRDWNTFGQYLRNHRPPLSLARCSGAHVLEFLRYLDQFGKTKVHVQVCPFFGHPSPPAPCPCPLRQAWGSLDALVGRLRAAYEENGGCPENNPFAARAIRLYLRDVRDLQSKARGVSYEKKKRKKPPTSAS comes from the coding sequence ATGGACATACTGCCGAATCCGGAGAGCCCCCCCTCGGACCAGGAACCGCTGCCTGCTCCCGCCGGAATTTCCTCATCCTCTTCTTCGTCGCCGTCGCTGAGCCGGTACGAGTCGCAGAAGCGGCGCGACTGGAACACCTTCGGACAGTACCTGAGGAACCACCGGCCGCCGCTGTCTTTGGCGCGGTGCAGCGGCGCGCACGTCCTGGAGTTTCTGCGGTATCTGGACCAGTTCGGGAAGACGAAGGTGCACGTCCAGGTGTGTCCCTTCTTCGGCCACCCTTCCCCTCCGGCGCCCTGCCCCTGCCCTCTCCGCCAGGCCTGGGGCAGCCTCGACGCCCTCGTGGGCCGCCTCCGCGCCGCCTACGAGGAGAACGGAGGCTGCCCCGAGAACAACCCCTTCGCCGCCCGAGCCATCCGCCTCTACCTCCGCGACGTCCGCGATCTCCAGTCCAAGGCACGCGGCGTCAGCTACGAGAAGAAGAAGCGCAAGAAACCCCCCACCTCCGCCTCCtga